From the genome of Longispora fulva:
TCGGAGCGGGGGCCGCCCTTGTCGGGGCGGCGCAGGACGACGACGTAGCGGCCGGGGACCTCGCCGGACTCGGCCCGCAGGAGCGGCGCGATTCCGCCGGGGCGGGCCGTGTCCTCCGACGCGGTGGACGGCGGGGTGGTGTGGCCGGGTGCGGCTGAGGCCGGGGTCGCGGCGAGGCCGACGGACACGGCCAGGGCGGCGACGCCGGCGCGCAACAGGACAGTCATGTCTCCCCTATCAGGTCGATGCCTAGGAGACCGTATCTCATGGAATATTGGTAAATGCCCTAAATGGTGCTCGCGGCTCCTCGCGCCGGGTCGCCCACCCGTGACGCTCCGTCTCCTAGACTGCTGGGGACGCGCACCCGGCACCGAAGGGGTCACCGATGACCGATTCCGCCTACCGCGACGACCGCGCCCACGTCTTCCACTCCTGGTCGGCGCAACGCGCCCTCACTCCGACCGTGCTGGCCGGCGGCGAGGGCTCCTGGTTCTGGGACGGCGAGGGACGCCGCTATCTGGACTTCTCCTCGCAGCTGGTCAATCTGAACCTGGGCCACCAGCACCCCAGGGTGGTGGCCGCGATCCAGGAGCAGGCCGCGAAGCTGTGCACCGTCGCGCCGACGTTCGCCAACGACGCGCGCAGCGAGGCAGCCCGGCTGATCGCCGAGGTCGCGCCCGGGGACCTGTCGCACGTGTTCTTCACCAACGGCGGCACCGAGGCCGTCGAGCACGCGCTGCGGATGGCCCGGCTGACCACCGGCCGGCACAAGATCCTCTCGGCGTACCGGTCCTATCACGGGGCGACCGCCGGGGCGATCACGCTCACCGGGGATCCGCGCCGCTGGGGCAGCGAGCCGAGCATCCCGGGCGTGGTGAGGTTCTTCGGGCCGTACCCGTACCGGTCGGCGTTTCACGCCACCACCGTGCGGGAGGAGTGCGACCGGGCGCTGGAGCACCTCGAGCAGGTGTTCACCCTGGAGGGCCCGCACACGGTCGCCGCCGTGATCCTGGAGACCGTGGTCGGCACCAACGGCATCCTGGTGCCGCCGGACGGCTACCTGGCCGGCGTCCGCGACCTGTGCGACCGGTACGGGGCACTGCTGATCTGCGACGAGGTGATGAGCGGGTTCGGCAGGTGCGGCGAGTGGTTCGCGGCCGACCGGTGGGGCGTGGTCCCCGACCTGATCACGTTCGCCAAGGGCGTCAACTCCGGGTACGTGCCCCTCGGCGGCGTCGTCCTCGGCCCCCGCGTCTACGAGGCGTTCGCCGAGCGGCCCTACCCGGGCGGGCTCACCTACTCCGGGCATCCCCTGGCCTGTGCGGCGGCCGTGGCGACCATCGGGGCGATGCGCGACGAGGGCGTCCTGGAACGGGTCCGCGACCTGGGCTCCACGCTCATCGGGCCCCGGCTCGCGGAGATCGCCGCGCGGCACCCCAGCGTGGGCGACGTGCGCGGCCTCGGGTTCTTCTGGGCGATCGAGCTGGTCCGTGACCGCGACACCCGGGAGATGCTGGTGCCGTACAACGCCGCCGGGGCCGACGCCGCACCGATGGCGGAGCTGGTCGCGGCGTGCAAGGAGCGCGGGCTGTGGCCGTTCACGCACTTCAACCGGGTGCACGTGGTGCCGCCGTGCGTGACGTCGGAGGCGGATCTCGACACCGGGCTCGACATCCTCGACGAGGTGCTGACCCTGGCCGACCGGCACTACACCGGCAAGGAGGCGTAGCGCGGCCGGCCCGCAGCCGGTCAGCGGCAGGTCACCGACCCGGACAGCGAGTGGGTGGCGTGGTTGACGTCGACGACCGTGACCGTGGCGCCCACCCGGACGCCCTCGACGCAGTCGCCCCACACGTAGTCCCCGTCGGGATGGACCGAGGTGGCGCCGTTCACGGCCCAGGTGACCGACAGCGGGGCCCAGCGGTTGTTCTCGAACTCGCAGTCGTAGGTCTTCAGGGACGAGGTGCAGACCACCCGGGTGGGCAGGACCGCGGCGTCGGCCTGGCCGGCGAGGGCGAGCCCACCGGCGGCGAGGGCCAGGACCGTCGCGGCCCGAGCGATGTTCCACAGTGCACCGGACATGGACTGCCTCCGTTCACGCGCCGGGTCCACCACCTGGTCGGGGCCCGGTCGCGGCGCTGGACAGCCGGGCCCTGGCAGCCTAGGAGTCCACAGTGGCCGGAAACAGCCCGCCTGAACTGGCTACTGGTGCCGGCCCGCCGGGTCGCGTATAAGAGCGGGATGACCGGACGACAACGCGCTGAGGTGTTCATGGTGGTGGCCACCGGCTGCTACCGGCTGAGCCATGTCGTCGCAGGTCTGCTGCTGCTCGTCCAGGACGCGGTCGCCGGCCGGGCCACGCCCCGGGAGTACGTGATCTGCGCGGTCGGCGCGGTGTGGAGCGCGGCGCTGTTCGCGCACACCTGGCGGCGCGGCTGGTTCGCCACCGGCGCTGTGTGGACGGACGTGGCCCTGTGCGGACTGCTCGCGCCGGCCACCGCCGCGATCTGGCCGGCGGCGGTCAAGTTGCCGTGGGCGGTCCCGCTGGGCAACTCGGCCGCGGCGATCGTCGGGGTCCGCCTCCGGCCCGTACCGGCGGCACTCGTCGTGGCGGGGATCGCGGCCGTCGACTGTTTCGTGCTGTACCGCAGCGGGGTCGCCCCCGGCGGGGTGGCCGTGCACGCCAACTCCGTGATCTTCTCCGCCGTGCTGACCCGGGTCTTCTGGTGGTACCTGAGCCGCCAGGGCGAGCTCCTCGACGCCGCCACCCGCCGGGCCCTGGACGCCGAGGCGACCCGCAGCGCCGAGCGAGCCCGGTTCGCCGAGCGGGCGGCACAGTACCGCGCACTGCACGACACGGTGCTGTCCACGCTGACCGCGATCGCGCGGGGCGGGGTCGACGTCAACGCCGGCGCGGTGCGCGAACGCTGCGCCCGGGAGGCCGACTACCTGCGCCGCCTGCTGGTCCGGGGCGCGCAGGAGGACCCCGGCGGGCTCACCGAGCACCTGGAGCGAGTGATCCGGTCGGTGGAGTGCCTGGGTCTGCGGGTCGTCGCGCAGTACGGGGAGCTGCCAGGGGAGCTGCCCCCGGCCGTGGCCGCCGCGCTCGGCGAGGCCGCCGGGGAGGCGCTGAACAACGTGCTGCGGCACTCGGGTACCCCCGAGGCGTGGGTCAGCGCCAGCGGCGGCGCCGGCGGGGTCGTCGTGACGGTGACCGACCGGGGTCGGGGTTTCGCCGCCGACGCGACCCCCGGGCTGGGGCTGCGCGCCTCCGTGCACGACCGGGTCGCCGAGGTCGGCGGTGGGGTGCGGATCGACAGCGCGCCCGGGGACGGCACCTGGGTCGAACTGCGGTGGCCGGCGTGATCCGGGTGGCGGCCGTCGACGACGACCGGATGCTGCTGGAGGGGCTGCGGTCCTGGCTGGCCGACGTGCCCGGTCTGCGTCTGGTGGCGACGGTGGGCACCGTGGCGGAGTTGACGGCTCCGGCCGACGTGGTGCTGCTGGACCTGCGGCTGCGCGACGGCACCCTGCCGGCCGACAACATCCGCCGGCTGGTGGCCGACGGGAACCGGGTGCTGGTGATCAGCACGGTCCCGGACCGCGACCAGGTCATCGCCGCGATCCGGGCCGGTGCCGGCGGCTACCTGACGAAGGACAACGACCTGGCCACCCTCGTCGGGGCGCTGCACGCCGTGGCCGCCGGGGACACGGCGTACTCGCCGGAGCTCGCGCACGCCCTCGCCAACGACCCGGCCGGCCCGCCGCTGTCGGCACAGGAGCGGGCCGTGCTGGTCGCCTACGCGTCCGGCCTGACCCTGACGGCGGCGGCCCGCCGGGCCGGGGTGTCCCCGCACACGGCGAAGGCGTACCTGGACCGGGTCAAGGACAAGTACCGGCAGGCGGGCCGGCCCACCTGGACGAAGCTGGACCTGGCCAACCGGGCCCGCGAGGACGGGCTGCTCTAGTAGCTGCTGGCGTCCACCGGGCCGAAGATGGCGTGCGGATGCCCGAGTGCCGAGGTGTGCAGCTGGAGGAGGAACTTCGGCCCGGTCGGCGGGTGCACGTACACCGGGCTGATGCCGGTGCCGCCGCCGTCGATCTTCTCCAGGGTGAAGGTGTCCGGCCGGGTGTCGTGGGTGGTGATGTACGTCAGGGCGTCGCCCACTGACAGGGTGGCCATCCGGGGCTGGTTGCCGGCCTGCCACGCCTCGAGGAACGCCTTGGCGTACTCCCCGGCGTCAGTGGGCGTCCTGGTCGGGTCGAACGTGCCGCCGCGCAGGGCCTGCGGGTGGCCGAGCAGCTCGTTGCGCAACTGGAGGGTCAGTTCGTCGCCGTAGGTGTTGCGGAACACGCAGTAGGAGGAGCCGGCGGCCCCCTCGCAGCGCACGTGGCTGAAGTGCGTGTCGTAGCAGGCGCACAGGTCCATCGAGTGGAACAGCTCGCTGGTGTTGAGCTGGGCCAGGCGGGCGGTGTCGTGTCCGGTCCACGCGGCCAGCGCCGCCTCGGCGTACGCGCGCGCCTCGGTGGGGTATCCGGCGGGGGCTGCCGTGGCCGGTGGGGCCGCTGACCCGGTCGGCGCCGGGGCGGGGGCGGCGGTGACCGTCGTGGCGGCGGTCGGGGCGGGGGCCGGTGCGGGCGAAGGGGTGCACCCGGCCAGTGCGACCGACGCCAGGATCGCGAGCACGGTGAGTCGACGGCGCATGTTCCTACTCCTCGGTACAAGGGAGCCGAAGCTAGCACGCCGCCGCAATCGCCGCCGTGGATGTGTCGGAGAGCCGTCAGCTACGCCAGGGACGGGATGACCGTCTCCGCGTACGCGGCCAGGGTCTCCCCCTTCGCGTCGTGCTGCAGATACACCGCGAACTGGTCCACACCCAGGTCACGCAACTCTTTCAGCCGCCGGACGTGCTCAGAGGGCGGCCCGAGCACGCAGAACCGGTCGACGATCTCGTCGGGCACGAACGTGGTGTGGGTGTTGCCGGCCCGGCCGTGTTCGGCGTAGTCGTAGTCCTGCCGGCCCCGGATGTAGTCGGTGAGCGCCTTGGGGACGGCCCCGGTGTCGCCGTAGCGGGCCACGATGTCGGCCACGTGGTTGCCGACCATGCCGCCGAACCAGCGGGTCTGGTCGCGCTGGTGCGCCAGGTCGTCGCCGACGTAGGCGGGCGCTGCGACACAGATCTTCACGGCGTCCGGGTCGCGGCCGGCGCGCTCGGCGGCGGTGCGCACCGCGCCGATCATCCACGCGGCGATCTCGGGGTCGGCGAGTTGCAGGATGTACCCGTCGCCGACCTCGCCGGCCACCGCGAGGGCCTTGGGGCCGTAGGCGGCGACCCACACCTCCAGGCTGCCGCCGGTGTACCAGGGGAAGTGCAGGTCCTGGCCCCGGTAGCGGACGGTGCGGCCGTTGGCCAGGCCCCGGACGACCTCGACGCACTCCCGCAGCTCTTTCAGACTGGAGGGCTGCAGACCGAGGGTGCGCATCGCCGAGTCGCCCCGGCCCATGCCGCAGACGGTCCGGTTGCCGTACATCTCGTTGAGGGTCGCGAACAGCGACGCGGTGACCGTCCAGTCCCGGGTGCCGGGGCTGGTGACCATCGGGCCGACCATGACGCGTTCGGTGGTGGCGAGGATCTGGCTGTAGATGACGAACGGTTCCTGCCACAGCAGGTGCGAGTCGAAGGTCCACACGTGGCTGAACCCGGCCCGTTCGGCCCGCTGGGCCAGCGCGACGACGTCGCGGGCCGGCGGGTCGCACTGCAGGACGACGCCGATGTCCATCGTCACCTCACCTTCGGGAAGCCGAGGTCGACCGCGCTGGTCGCGGGGTCGGGCCACCGGGACGTGACGACCTTGGCCCGGGTGTAGAAGGCGATGCCCTCGGGGCCGTACATGTGCAGGTCGCCGAACAGGGAGGACTTCCAGCCGCCGAAGGAGTAGTAGGCGACGGGCACCGGGATGGGCACGTTGATCCCGACCATCCCGCACACCGCGTCGTACTGGAACTGCCGCGCCGCCCCGCCGTCGCGGGTGAACAACGCCGTCCCGTTGCCGTACGGGTTGGCGTTGACGAGCGCGAGGGCCTCCTCGTAGGTGTCGACCCGCACGACGGACAGCACGGGGCCGAAGATCTCGTCGGTGTAGAACACCGAGTCGGTGCCGACGTGGTCGACGAGGCACGGGCCGAGGAAGAACCCGGGCCCGTCGTGGGCGTCGCGGCCGTCGATGACGACCTGCCCGCCGGCGGCGTCGAGGTAGCCGGCGACCCGGTCGCGGTGCTCGCGGCTGATCAGGGGGCCCATCTCGGCGTCGGGGTCGCTGGCCGGGCCGACCCGGATCTGCCGGATCCGCTCGGCGATCGCGTCGACGAGGGTGTCGCCGACGGAACCGACGGCCACGACGACGGAGACGGCCATGCACCGCTCCCCCGCCGAGCCGAACCCGGCGGACACGGCCGCGTCGGCGGCGGCCGGCACGTCCGCGTCGGGCAGCACCACCATGTGGTTCTTCGCCCCGCCGAGCGCCTGGACGCGTTTGCCGGCCCGGGTGCCCGCCTCATAGACGTGCCGTGCGACGGGAGTGGAGCCGACGAAGCTCAGCGCGGCGATGTCGGGGTCGGCGATCAGCGCGTCGACCGCCTCCCTGTCGCCCTGCACGACGTTGAACGCGCCCGGCGGCAGCCCGGCCTGCATGAGCAGGTCGGCGAGCAGCAGCGACACCGACGGGTCCTTCTCGCTGGGCTTGAGGACGAACGTGTTGCCGCAGACCAGGGCGTTGCAGAACATCCACATCGGCACCATGGCCGGGAAGTTGAACGGGGTGACGCCGGCGACGACGCCGAGGGGCTGGCGGATGGAGTACACGTCGACGCCGGTGGCGGCCTGTTCACTGAACCCGCCCTTGAGCAGGTGCGGCGCGCCGGTGGCGAACTCGATGTTCTCCAGGCCGCGGGCGACCTCGCCGAGCGCGTCGGCGACGGTCTTGCCGTGCTCGGCCGACAGCAGGGACGCGATCTCCTTGCGTTGGGCGTCGACGAGCTCGCGGAACCGGAACATCACCTCCGCGCGCCGCGACAGCGACGCCGCCCGCCAGCCGGGCTGGGCCGCCAGGGCGCTCTCGACCGCCGCGCGGACCTCGGCGGGGGTGGCGGCGAGGACCTCCGCCTGCTGGGTCCCGGTCGCCGGGTCCCACACGGGCAGGCGCCGGGTCCCCGCGCCGGACACCGCCGCGTTGTCGATCCAGTGCTTGACCTGCTTCATCGCGGCTCCTCCTACATAAGGTACTGCGACAGGCCCCGCCGCAGGTAGCGACCGTGCCCCTTGCGCCCGTGGTACCCCGCGCCGTCGACGATCACGCTGCCCCGGGAGATGACGGTGTCGACCCGGCCGTCGATCCGGGTGCCCTCGTAGGCGGAGTGGTCCATGTTCATGTGGTGGGTCTCGACGCCGATCGTGGTGTGCCCGGCCGGGTCGTAGACGACGATGTCGGCGTCGGAACCGGGGGCCAGGACGCCCTTGCGCGGGTAGAGGCCGAACATCCGGGCCGGGGTGGTCGCCACCGTCTCGACCCAGCGCCGCAGGGACAGCTGTCCGTCGACGACGCCCTGGTAGATCAGGTCCATCCTGTGTTCGACGCCGCCGATCCCGTTGGGGATCTTGGAGAAGTCGCCGACGCCCAGTTCCTTCTGGTCCTTGAAGCAGAACGGGCAGTGGTCGGTGGACACCACGGCCAGGTCGTTGGTGCGCAGCCCGCGCCACAGGTCGCGGCCGTGCGGCTCGAACTTGCTGCGCAGCGGGGTCGAGCACACCCACTTGGCCCCTTCGAACCCGGGCGCGCCGAGCTGGTCCTCCAACGTCAGATACAGGTACTGCGGGCAGGTCTCCGCGAACACGTTGCGCCCGGCGTCGCGGGCGGCGGCGACCTGTTCGAGGGCCTCGCTGGCCGACAGGTGCACGATGTAGAGCGGGCAGTCCCTGGCGACCTCGGCGAGCCGGATGGCCCTGTGCACCGCCTCGGCCTCCAGGGCCGGGGGCCGGGTGAGGCCGTGGTAGATCGGGTCGGTCTCGCCCCGGGCCAGGGCCTGCTGGATCAGGACGTCGATGGCGATGCCGTTCTCTGCGTGCATCATGATCGTGGCGCCGTTGTCGCGGGCCCGCTGCATGGCGCGCAGGATCTGGCCGTCGTCGCTGTAGAACACGCCGGGGTAGGCCATGAACAGCTTGAAGCTGGTGATGCCCTCGGTCTCGACCAGTTGGTCCATGGCCGCCAGGGCCGCGTCGTCGACCCCGCCGAGGATCATGTGGAAGCCGTAGTCGATGTGGCATTCGCCGTCGGCCTTGGCGTGCCAGGCGGCGAGCCCGTCGGCGACCACCTCGCCGGTGCGCTGCACCGCGAAGTCGACGATCGTGGTGGTGCCCCCGAAGGCCGCGGCCCGGGTGCCGGTGTCGAACGTGTCGCTGGCGCTGGTGCCGCCGAACGGGAGCTGCATGTGGGTGTGCACGTCGACGCCGCCCGGGATGACGTACTTGCCGGTGGCGTCGATCTCGCGTCGGGCGGTGTCTTCGGGGGCGCGGCCGGGGGCGAACAGGGCCGCGATGGTCTCGCCCTCGACGAGGACGTCGGCGAACGTGGCCCCGGAGGGGCCGATGACCGTGCCGCCCTTGATCAGTAGGCCGGTCACGGC
Proteins encoded in this window:
- a CDS encoding aspartate aminotransferase family protein, coding for MTDSAYRDDRAHVFHSWSAQRALTPTVLAGGEGSWFWDGEGRRYLDFSSQLVNLNLGHQHPRVVAAIQEQAAKLCTVAPTFANDARSEAARLIAEVAPGDLSHVFFTNGGTEAVEHALRMARLTTGRHKILSAYRSYHGATAGAITLTGDPRRWGSEPSIPGVVRFFGPYPYRSAFHATTVREECDRALEHLEQVFTLEGPHTVAAVILETVVGTNGILVPPDGYLAGVRDLCDRYGALLICDEVMSGFGRCGEWFAADRWGVVPDLITFAKGVNSGYVPLGGVVLGPRVYEAFAERPYPGGLTYSGHPLACAAAVATIGAMRDEGVLERVRDLGSTLIGPRLAEIAARHPSVGDVRGLGFFWAIELVRDRDTREMLVPYNAAGADAAPMAELVAACKERGLWPFTHFNRVHVVPPCVTSEADLDTGLDILDEVLTLADRHYTGKEA
- a CDS encoding sensor histidine kinase — its product is MTGRQRAEVFMVVATGCYRLSHVVAGLLLLVQDAVAGRATPREYVICAVGAVWSAALFAHTWRRGWFATGAVWTDVALCGLLAPATAAIWPAAVKLPWAVPLGNSAAAIVGVRLRPVPAALVVAGIAAVDCFVLYRSGVAPGGVAVHANSVIFSAVLTRVFWWYLSRQGELLDAATRRALDAEATRSAERARFAERAAQYRALHDTVLSTLTAIARGGVDVNAGAVRERCAREADYLRRLLVRGAQEDPGGLTEHLERVIRSVECLGLRVVAQYGELPGELPPAVAAALGEAAGEALNNVLRHSGTPEAWVSASGGAGGVVVTVTDRGRGFAADATPGLGLRASVHDRVAEVGGGVRIDSAPGDGTWVELRWPA
- a CDS encoding response regulator transcription factor, with product MIRVAAVDDDRMLLEGLRSWLADVPGLRLVATVGTVAELTAPADVVLLDLRLRDGTLPADNIRRLVADGNRVLVISTVPDRDQVIAAIRAGAGGYLTKDNDLATLVGALHAVAAGDTAYSPELAHALANDPAGPPLSAQERAVLVAYASGLTLTAAARRAGVSPHTAKAYLDRVKDKYRQAGRPTWTKLDLANRAREDGLL
- a CDS encoding TIGR03842 family LLM class F420-dependent oxidoreductase, encoding MDIGVVLQCDPPARDVVALAQRAERAGFSHVWTFDSHLLWQEPFVIYSQILATTERVMVGPMVTSPGTRDWTVTASLFATLNEMYGNRTVCGMGRGDSAMRTLGLQPSSLKELRECVEVVRGLANGRTVRYRGQDLHFPWYTGGSLEVWVAAYGPKALAVAGEVGDGYILQLADPEIAAWMIGAVRTAAERAGRDPDAVKICVAAPAYVGDDLAHQRDQTRWFGGMVGNHVADIVARYGDTGAVPKALTDYIRGRQDYDYAEHGRAGNTHTTFVPDEIVDRFCVLGPPSEHVRRLKELRDLGVDQFAVYLQHDAKGETLAAYAETVIPSLA
- a CDS encoding CoA-acylating methylmalonate-semialdehyde dehydrogenase gives rise to the protein MKQVKHWIDNAAVSGAGTRRLPVWDPATGTQQAEVLAATPAEVRAAVESALAAQPGWRAASLSRRAEVMFRFRELVDAQRKEIASLLSAEHGKTVADALGEVARGLENIEFATGAPHLLKGGFSEQAATGVDVYSIRQPLGVVAGVTPFNFPAMVPMWMFCNALVCGNTFVLKPSEKDPSVSLLLADLLMQAGLPPGAFNVVQGDREAVDALIADPDIAALSFVGSTPVARHVYEAGTRAGKRVQALGGAKNHMVVLPDADVPAAADAAVSAGFGSAGERCMAVSVVVAVGSVGDTLVDAIAERIRQIRVGPASDPDAEMGPLISREHRDRVAGYLDAAGGQVVIDGRDAHDGPGFFLGPCLVDHVGTDSVFYTDEIFGPVLSVVRVDTYEEALALVNANPYGNGTALFTRDGGAARQFQYDAVCGMVGINVPIPVPVAYYSFGGWKSSLFGDLHMYGPEGIAFYTRAKVVTSRWPDPATSAVDLGFPKVR
- the hydA gene encoding dihydropyrimidinase, whose protein sequence is MTGLLIKGGTVIGPSGATFADVLVEGETIAALFAPGRAPEDTARREIDATGKYVIPGGVDVHTHMQLPFGGTSASDTFDTGTRAAAFGGTTTIVDFAVQRTGEVVADGLAAWHAKADGECHIDYGFHMILGGVDDAALAAMDQLVETEGITSFKLFMAYPGVFYSDDGQILRAMQRARDNGATIMMHAENGIAIDVLIQQALARGETDPIYHGLTRPPALEAEAVHRAIRLAEVARDCPLYIVHLSASEALEQVAAARDAGRNVFAETCPQYLYLTLEDQLGAPGFEGAKWVCSTPLRSKFEPHGRDLWRGLRTNDLAVVSTDHCPFCFKDQKELGVGDFSKIPNGIGGVEHRMDLIYQGVVDGQLSLRRWVETVATTPARMFGLYPRKGVLAPGSDADIVVYDPAGHTTIGVETHHMNMDHSAYEGTRIDGRVDTVISRGSVIVDGAGYHGRKGHGRYLRRGLSQYLM